One window of Chryseobacterium sp. JJR-5R genomic DNA carries:
- the rsmG gene encoding 16S rRNA (guanine(527)-N(7))-methyltransferase RsmG, translating to MSTTLLLKYFPELTEKQIEQFDKLEGLYHEWNEKINVISRKDMESLYEKHILHSLGIAKVMEFAPRTKVLDIGTGGGFPGIPLAILFPETEFTLIDSIGKKISVVQAVAEGTGLKNVTAIHGRAEKVKEKFHFVVSRAVTQMPEFLKWLKGKFEKEQFNTRHNGILYLKGGDLAEELAGLRCEIFSLKNYFDEEFFDTKKVVYVSKGNFNS from the coding sequence ATGTCTACAACGTTATTATTAAAATACTTTCCTGAACTCACAGAAAAACAGATCGAACAGTTTGATAAGCTGGAAGGCCTGTACCATGAATGGAATGAAAAAATCAATGTAATTTCCAGAAAAGATATGGAATCTCTGTACGAAAAGCATATTTTACATTCATTGGGAATCGCAAAAGTGATGGAGTTTGCTCCGAGAACAAAGGTTCTGGATATCGGGACCGGCGGCGGCTTTCCCGGAATCCCTTTGGCGATCTTGTTTCCGGAAACCGAATTCACCCTGATTGATTCCATCGGTAAGAAAATCAGCGTGGTGCAGGCGGTAGCAGAAGGGACGGGACTCAAGAACGTGACGGCCATTCACGGAAGGGCTGAGAAAGTAAAGGAAAAATTCCATTTTGTGGTAAGCCGGGCCGTAACGCAGATGCCGGAATTTTTAAAGTGGCTGAAAGGCAAATTTGAAAAAGAACAGTTCAATACCAGGCACAACGGGATTTTATATCTGAAAGGCGGTGACCTTGCCGAAGAGCTCGCGGGCCTCAGGTGTGAAATTTTCTCACTCAAAAATTATTTTGATGAAGAATTTTTTGATACCAAAAAAGTAGTCTACGTGTCAAAAGGTAATTTTAATTCTTAA
- a CDS encoding M16 family metallopeptidase has translation MNFLKRLTIATSIAAASYCGYAYGQDFQWKEAQSNGYSYRYVTNDPTSARYYTLKNGLTVILSPTKKDPRIQTYIATKAGSKTDPADHTGLAHYLEHMLFKGTNQFGSKDWAKEKPLLDKIDALYEKYNQTTDEARRKEIYREIDKVSGEASQYAIANEYDKMMAGMGADGTNAFTSFEQTVYTEDIPANVADKFLAVQAERFREPVLRLFHTELEAVYEEKNRGLDNDPRKVYEAMFAAIFPNNNYGKQTTIGTVEHLKNPSLKAIRNYFNNYYVPNNMGVIMSGDFNPDEMISKIDRAFSYMKPKTVPEYKIGTEQPINIPVTREVYGPNPENITIGFRFPGATTREARMLNFIGSMLTNGQAGLIDLDLIKKQKLLAAYASPYVLKDYSVLLLQGNPIEGQSLDEVKTLLLQEIDKLKKGEFSDDLIQSIVNNEKKNTIQKYEKYTSRAESLMDEFTSDLDHKTQLQYVEEISKITKKDIMDFASKYLQNNNYVAVYKRKGEDKNIVKVDKPSITPVSVNRENQSPFLKKIDEMPEAPIAPVWVNFDRDIAKNTLGSVDVLSVKNTDNALFRLYYYFDSGRWNNKILPLAAEYLQYLGTKNKSSEAISKEFYKLASSFNVNAGNEETYVTLEGLNENFDQTAALFEDLIKNCQPDQKALEAYKARVKKSRANAKQNKGSIMNGLRSYAQYGPQNPYNNVLSDAELDALKAEDLVNMLHDLFNFKHKVLYYGPKSGNELTASLKPVHKVSGSLKEMPKSKTFVQVPTDKNKVLFAHYDMVQAEVFWVRNSDPYNPSITPTVSLFNNYFGGGMGSVVFQTIRESKALAYSTYSYFSLPGKKEDKDMITAYVGTQADKFNESAVAMNELLTTLPKSDQLFETAKSGLKKSIAAERITQDGIIFTYLRAQKLGNTTDIRKNTYEQAPKLTFADINNFHDKEMKSKNYTYCLVASQDKVSEADMQKLGEVKKLNLTEIFGY, from the coding sequence ATGAATTTTTTAAAAAGGCTTACCATTGCGACAAGCATTGCTGCAGCGAGTTACTGCGGATATGCCTACGGACAGGATTTCCAGTGGAAAGAAGCGCAATCCAACGGATATTCGTACAGATATGTAACGAATGATCCTACTTCTGCAAGATACTACACACTGAAGAACGGACTGACCGTTATTTTAAGCCCGACGAAGAAAGACCCGAGAATACAGACCTACATCGCGACCAAAGCGGGAAGCAAGACTGACCCTGCAGACCATACCGGCCTCGCCCATTATCTTGAGCACATGCTTTTTAAAGGGACCAACCAGTTCGGTTCAAAAGACTGGGCAAAAGAAAAGCCGCTTTTAGACAAGATTGATGCGTTGTATGAAAAGTACAACCAGACGACAGACGAAGCCAGGAGAAAAGAAATTTACAGGGAAATTGATAAAGTTTCCGGTGAAGCATCACAATATGCCATTGCCAATGAATACGATAAGATGATGGCGGGAATGGGCGCGGACGGAACCAATGCATTCACTTCTTTTGAACAGACGGTCTACACCGAAGATATCCCGGCCAATGTTGCCGACAAGTTCCTCGCGGTTCAGGCAGAACGGTTCAGGGAGCCGGTCCTGAGGCTTTTCCATACCGAGTTGGAAGCAGTGTATGAAGAAAAAAACAGAGGCCTGGACAATGACCCGAGAAAAGTTTATGAAGCAATGTTTGCTGCCATCTTCCCGAACAACAACTACGGGAAACAGACGACGATCGGGACTGTTGAACATCTGAAAAATCCATCCCTGAAAGCAATCCGGAATTATTTCAACAATTATTATGTCCCGAACAATATGGGCGTAATTATGTCGGGAGATTTTAATCCTGATGAGATGATCTCAAAAATCGACAGGGCATTTTCCTACATGAAACCGAAAACGGTTCCCGAATATAAAATCGGGACGGAACAGCCGATTAACATTCCTGTTACCAGAGAAGTCTACGGGCCGAATCCTGAAAACATCACCATCGGGTTCAGGTTTCCGGGTGCAACGACCAGAGAGGCAAGGATGCTGAACTTTATCGGAAGCATGCTGACCAACGGGCAGGCAGGACTGATTGATCTGGATCTTATTAAAAAACAGAAGCTGCTTGCAGCCTACGCTTCGCCCTATGTTTTAAAAGACTATTCGGTTCTGCTGCTTCAGGGGAACCCTATCGAAGGCCAGTCGCTGGATGAAGTAAAAACATTGCTGCTTCAGGAAATCGACAAGCTTAAAAAAGGTGAATTTTCGGATGACCTCATCCAGTCGATTGTTAATAATGAAAAGAAAAACACCATCCAGAAGTATGAAAAATATACTTCAAGGGCAGAATCCCTGATGGATGAGTTTACGTCTGACCTAGACCATAAAACCCAGCTTCAGTATGTAGAGGAGATTTCAAAGATCACCAAAAAGGACATCATGGACTTTGCTTCGAAATACCTTCAGAATAACAATTATGTAGCGGTATACAAAAGGAAAGGTGAAGATAAGAATATTGTAAAAGTAGACAAGCCTTCTATTACGCCGGTATCCGTAAACAGGGAAAACCAGTCCCCGTTCCTTAAAAAGATCGATGAGATGCCGGAAGCCCCGATTGCTCCGGTGTGGGTGAATTTTGACCGGGACATTGCTAAAAATACACTGGGCAGCGTAGATGTACTTTCGGTAAAAAATACAGACAATGCTTTGTTCAGGCTGTATTATTATTTTGATTCAGGAAGATGGAATAATAAAATCCTCCCTTTAGCGGCAGAATACCTTCAGTACCTGGGCACGAAAAATAAATCTTCCGAGGCCATCAGCAAAGAATTTTATAAACTGGCTTCCAGCTTTAATGTAAATGCAGGCAATGAAGAAACGTATGTTACCCTGGAAGGCCTGAATGAAAACTTTGACCAGACCGCAGCTTTATTTGAAGACCTTATCAAAAACTGCCAGCCGGACCAGAAAGCCCTGGAAGCTTATAAAGCTCGGGTGAAAAAATCCAGAGCAAATGCCAAGCAGAACAAAGGATCCATAATGAACGGACTGAGAAGCTACGCGCAGTACGGCCCGCAGAACCCATATAACAATGTGCTGAGCGATGCGGAACTGGATGCGCTGAAAGCGGAAGACCTGGTAAACATGCTTCATGACCTTTTTAATTTTAAGCATAAAGTGTTATACTACGGGCCGAAATCCGGGAATGAACTTACCGCTTCTTTAAAACCGGTTCATAAAGTATCCGGTTCACTGAAAGAAATGCCTAAGTCAAAAACTTTTGTACAGGTTCCTACGGATAAGAATAAAGTACTGTTCGCGCATTATGATATGGTTCAGGCAGAAGTGTTCTGGGTAAGGAATAGTGATCCTTATAACCCGTCTATTACCCCGACCGTAAGCTTATTCAACAACTATTTCGGCGGCGGAATGGGATCTGTCGTATTCCAGACGATCCGGGAATCCAAAGCACTGGCGTATTCCACTTACTCTTATTTTTCGCTCCCGGGCAAAAAAGAAGATAAGGATATGATTACGGCCTATGTAGGAACGCAGGCCGATAAATTCAATGAATCTGCCGTTGCGATGAATGAGCTGCTGACTACCCTTCCGAAATCCGACCAGCTGTTTGAAACAGCCAAAAGCGGCCTGAAGAAATCCATTGCCGCCGAAAGGATTACGCAGGACGGGATCATCTTCACATATTTAAGAGCACAAAAGCTCGGCAATACAACAGATATCAGAAAAAATACCTATGAGCAGGCGCCGAAGCTTACGTTTGCCGATATCAATAACTTCCATGATAAGGAAATGAAAAGTAAAAATTACACCTACTGTCTGGTGGCATCCCAGGATAAAGTCAGCGAAGCCGACATGCAGAAACTCGGTGAAGTGAAAAAACTTAACCTGACTGAGATTTTCGGTTATTAA
- a CDS encoding GLPGLI family protein, protein MKKNKILNFSLFLFAMIFYNNVVGQNQVFKYDLTYKPNPLKDSTISEKMILDIDDKILSVFRTEFERKSDSLIEKTGFGLGRKPRFEDQFYIIKKRSDHEIRKNIQTIYAEIFSIKINEKLDWQILPEKDKIATFNVQKAKVNYGGRNWTAWFTTEIPIQDGPYVFSDLPGLIVKISDDKNDYNFSLSEIKNGSEKIHYRNNGSELTWEQFKRLSENYYSDPFARMKSSGLPIKVDDGNGNAVTPDMKIQTDKTKKQIKENNNPIEINHRINYQ, encoded by the coding sequence ATGAAAAAAAATAAAATTTTAAATTTTTCACTGTTCCTATTTGCTATGATATTTTATAATAATGTCGTTGGCCAGAATCAAGTATTTAAATATGATCTGACTTATAAGCCAAATCCGTTAAAAGACAGTACGATTTCAGAAAAAATGATTTTAGATATTGATGATAAAATTTTATCTGTCTTCAGAACAGAATTTGAAAGGAAATCTGATTCTCTTATTGAAAAAACAGGTTTTGGATTAGGCAGAAAGCCTAGGTTTGAAGATCAGTTTTACATAATAAAAAAACGGTCTGATCATGAAATCCGAAAAAATATTCAAACCATCTATGCTGAAATATTTTCTATAAAAATAAATGAAAAACTCGACTGGCAAATTTTACCTGAAAAAGATAAGATAGCAACTTTTAACGTCCAAAAAGCAAAAGTAAATTATGGAGGCAGAAACTGGACAGCCTGGTTTACAACTGAAATTCCTATTCAAGACGGACCGTATGTTTTCAGTGATTTGCCGGGTCTAATTGTTAAAATTTCTGACGATAAGAATGATTATAATTTTAGTTTAAGTGAAATAAAAAATGGAAGTGAAAAGATCCATTATAGAAATAACGGTTCGGAATTAACGTGGGAACAGTTTAAAAGATTATCTGAAAATTACTATTCTGACCCGTTTGCCCGTATGAAGTCTTCAGGCCTGCCTATTAAAGTTGATGATGGTAATGGTAATGCTGTAACGCCGGACATGAAAATTCAGACTGACAAAACAAAAAAACAGATTAAAGAAAATAATAACCCTATTGAAATTAATCACAGAATAAATTATCAGTAA
- a CDS encoding helix-turn-helix transcriptional regulator, which yields MDIGTKIKNLREEKHLSQSDLAFELGVSQGTLHNIESGNSRKIDFLLMDKICRFFDKDFEYFLDTKIINNITENKGQVSCEDFTVNNNFPDNFLEEFKKLVEQNQINQKIIEELKSRFEDQ from the coding sequence ATGGATATCGGCACTAAAATCAAAAATTTAAGAGAAGAAAAACATTTGTCACAAAGCGATCTTGCTTTTGAATTAGGCGTTTCCCAAGGAACCCTGCATAATATAGAGAGCGGAAACTCCAGAAAGATCGATTTCCTCTTGATGGATAAAATCTGCCGGTTTTTTGATAAGGATTTTGAATACTTTTTGGATACGAAAATCATTAATAACATAACTGAAAATAAAGGACAAGTTAGTTGTGAAGACTTTACAGTCAATAATAATTTCCCGGATAACTTTCTCGAAGAATTTAAAAAACTGGTGGAACAGAACCAGATCAATCAAAAGATTATTGAAGAGCTTAAAAGCAGGTTCGAAGATCAATAA
- a CDS encoding GLPGLI family protein — protein sequence MKKLLLFFAFVISSVLPAQNITFIYELKYRPGFNKDSIVTDEYYLDVLGRQSVFRSSQARRSDSLTEKTGFGAGEKMTFTQQLYIKKNLASKSIIKVVTAPVMNDKYFIRISDNLEWEIGSDKLKIGEYDCQKATVKYGGREWTAWFTQSIPLQEGPYIFSGLPGMIVKISDRLSDFEFALVKTKRSDKNNMFALRTGKEISWEVLNKMQLNYYSDPFAEIKARNIKFQVGDANGNIIPMDMKTLTKNVQKQIKENNNPIELNQKIDYQ from the coding sequence ATGAAAAAACTGTTATTATTTTTTGCTTTTGTAATTTCATCTGTTCTACCCGCCCAGAATATAACATTTATATATGAACTTAAGTATAGGCCTGGTTTTAATAAAGACAGTATTGTTACAGATGAATATTATCTTGATGTATTAGGCCGGCAATCTGTATTCAGATCTTCACAAGCAAGACGATCTGATTCCTTAACTGAAAAAACAGGTTTCGGCGCAGGCGAGAAAATGACATTTACACAACAGCTTTACATTAAAAAAAACCTGGCATCGAAAAGTATCATTAAAGTTGTTACCGCGCCGGTTATGAATGATAAATATTTTATCAGGATTTCAGACAATCTTGAGTGGGAAATAGGATCAGATAAATTAAAGATAGGGGAGTATGACTGCCAGAAAGCAACCGTAAAGTATGGCGGCAGGGAATGGACGGCGTGGTTTACACAAAGTATCCCTTTACAGGAAGGGCCGTATATTTTCAGCGGCCTGCCGGGTATGATTGTCAAAATTTCAGACCGTCTTTCAGATTTTGAATTTGCTTTAGTTAAAACAAAGAGATCGGATAAGAATAATATGTTCGCCTTAAGAACCGGTAAAGAAATCAGCTGGGAGGTTTTAAATAAAATGCAGTTAAATTATTACAGCGATCCTTTTGCAGAGATTAAAGCCAGAAATATAAAATTTCAGGTAGGGGATGCTAACGGTAATATCATCCCGATGGATATGAAAACCTTAACGAAAAATGTACAAAAGCAGATTAAAGAAAACAATAATCCCATCGAACTGAACCAGAAAATAGATTACCAATAA
- a CDS encoding bacteriocin-like protein, giving the protein MKNLKKLSRNDLKSLVGGKRLPVDGCANMCMPRMGTGSADICEQYGLTCGWWMDSNGNSCNRCM; this is encoded by the coding sequence ATGAAAAATCTGAAAAAACTTTCGAGAAATGATTTGAAATCTTTAGTGGGAGGAAAACGTCTGCCTGTAGACGGATGTGCAAATATGTGTATGCCGCGTATGGGAACAGGTTCTGCTGATATATGTGAACAATATGGTCTTACCTGCGGATGGTGGATGGATTCAAATGGAAATTCATGTAATAGATGCATGTAA
- a CDS encoding pyridoxal phosphate-dependent aminotransferase — MNKLSERVERLGYSQTFVMSNKAREMKASGIDVISLTLGEPDFDVPDNIKQAAFDAINQNYSHYSPVPGFLELREAISHKLKRDNHLDYKPAQICVSNGAKQAILNVLAALLNDGDEVILPNPYWVSYDEMVKMMGGTSVMLPTSYVTDFKITAEQLEEAITDKTKAVLFSSPCNPSGGYYTYDELKSLAKVIAKYPHVTVISDEIYEYINYETKTASIAQFPEVYEQTAVINGMSKAFAMTGWRIGYSACPEWLAKACEKIQGQMTSGANTVAQRASIVALKTDPSEYKYMIDAFRKRRDLVYDLITEIPGFKVVLPKAAFYFFPDVSYYIGKTLDGTEIKDADDFAMFILQNAHVGCVGGVSFGSPECIRFSYAASEEDLTEAMGRIKKLLAKFN; from the coding sequence ATGAATAAACTTTCAGAAAGGGTCGAGAGATTAGGATATTCTCAAACCTTTGTCATGTCAAATAAGGCCAGAGAAATGAAAGCCAGCGGAATAGATGTTATCAGCCTTACCCTCGGCGAGCCGGATTTTGATGTTCCCGACAATATAAAGCAGGCCGCTTTTGATGCCATCAACCAAAACTACAGCCACTACTCCCCTGTTCCGGGATTCTTGGAACTTCGGGAAGCCATTTCCCATAAACTGAAAAGAGACAATCATTTAGACTATAAACCCGCACAGATCTGTGTGTCGAACGGCGCAAAACAGGCCATTTTAAATGTCCTGGCAGCACTTCTTAACGACGGTGACGAAGTGATCCTTCCCAATCCGTACTGGGTAAGCTATGATGAGATGGTAAAAATGATGGGCGGGACTTCCGTAATGCTTCCCACTTCTTATGTTACTGATTTCAAAATTACAGCCGAGCAGCTTGAAGAAGCAATCACGGATAAAACCAAAGCGGTCCTGTTCAGTTCCCCGTGCAACCCTTCCGGAGGCTATTACACCTATGACGAACTGAAATCCCTGGCTAAAGTGATTGCCAAATACCCTCACGTCACGGTAATTTCAGACGAAATCTACGAATACATCAACTACGAAACAAAAACTGCTTCCATCGCCCAGTTTCCGGAAGTCTATGAGCAGACCGCCGTGATCAACGGAATGTCCAAGGCATTTGCCATGACAGGCTGGAGAATCGGGTATTCCGCATGCCCGGAATGGCTTGCGAAGGCCTGTGAGAAAATCCAGGGCCAGATGACCAGCGGGGCAAATACGGTGGCACAGAGAGCTTCCATTGTTGCTTTGAAAACCGATCCTTCGGAGTATAAATATATGATTGATGCTTTCCGTAAAAGAAGGGACCTGGTGTATGATTTAATTACAGAAATCCCGGGGTTCAAAGTGGTCCTGCCGAAAGCGGCATTTTACTTTTTTCCGGATGTTTCCTATTACATCGGGAAAACACTTGACGGGACGGAAATTAAGGATGCTGATGATTTTGCGATGTTTATTTTACAGAATGCCCATGTAGGATGTGTCGGCGGCGTATCTTTCGGAAGCCCGGAATGCATCAGGTTTTCTTATGCGGCATCAGAAGAAGATTTAACGGAAGCGATGGGCAGGATAAAAAAACTGCTGGCGAAATTCAATTAA
- a CDS encoding PD-(D/E)XK nuclease family protein, translated as MKFLNKVITELLAQNPDLSDFSMVLPGKRPVVFIRRILEENNYSGFLPHFYTIEELVGHIADKQEIKGISLWLFAFDVYKSLNLIPKDEFSEFLKWFPTLQKDWDDILKFSGNDEAVLEYMFDEERIKEWAQDLGEDDDVPRKKFLTFWKNMNIYLPVLKKRLKEKNWATSGMIHETADKKVVDFAKNTRQQFVFCGFNAFTPVEEKLVRSLLQWNRAQCFFQADRYYFDDERQEAGKFMRNHKTWKEFTDERPFRWIEEDFNQPKNIKVYEVSGNISQTKILPEILNEIENKTYSNTAVVLLDENLLPASLDAMHGVQNLNITMGFPLKNLSFSNAVRQLFYLQKQLEKNRSSYYYRDVYPILEELPKSAEDDQIINNFKAGIEQRNIVYISKKLMQELLGELSYYNLLQKAESTNMYLDSLIAFCQQIKWLEIDDIQYENVSHFENAFRMIRNQLSPYSFEIKMETLEILINQHINSESIDFQGEPLQGLQVMGLLETRLLNFENVILLSVNEGKLPLGNSQNTYIPFDIRKFFDLHTFLENDSIYAYHFYRLIQDAKNVHLLFNALSSGVNTGEKSRFITQIEMESSHHIEHLIIENSSEPIMTQPIEVSKTPVVLARLEQWKKKVSASHLTSYLYNPIDFYLSKILNTSESDEIEEELSVRNYGNLVHYTLQDIYEALKGKILKESDLKRSVEAIDQYIEGAINKLKHQPEFYEKGMNFIHKAIAKKVIKNILDYDLDLVKSGNTLEILDIEKRFEGVDFTLDGQDKISFFGFIDRIDRLNGTLRIIDYKTAKIKNLVVKIDDDKADEYFHNNDRKQALQLCIYQYVVQNLPEFWGFPIETGIWSFAEAKKGVISLQFEKGDIDVAMKSVKSLIKEILNPDINFIERLKPYSG; from the coding sequence TTGAAATTCCTTAATAAAGTCATCACCGAATTACTGGCACAGAACCCTGATCTTTCGGATTTCAGTATGGTGCTGCCCGGTAAAAGGCCTGTGGTGTTTATCCGCCGGATTCTTGAAGAAAATAATTACTCCGGATTTCTTCCTCATTTTTATACCATCGAAGAGCTGGTCGGCCATATTGCAGATAAACAGGAAATCAAGGGCATTTCCCTGTGGCTGTTTGCCTTTGATGTATACAAGAGCCTGAACCTGATCCCCAAAGATGAATTTTCCGAATTCCTGAAATGGTTTCCCACGTTACAGAAAGACTGGGATGATATCCTGAAGTTTTCAGGGAACGATGAAGCGGTTCTTGAGTATATGTTTGATGAAGAAAGGATCAAGGAATGGGCACAGGATCTCGGGGAAGATGATGATGTGCCGAGAAAAAAGTTCCTTACGTTCTGGAAAAACATGAATATTTACCTGCCTGTCCTCAAGAAAAGGTTAAAGGAAAAAAACTGGGCCACCTCCGGCATGATCCATGAGACGGCAGATAAAAAGGTTGTTGATTTTGCTAAAAATACACGGCAGCAGTTTGTTTTCTGCGGTTTCAACGCTTTTACTCCGGTGGAGGAGAAGCTGGTACGCAGCCTTCTGCAGTGGAACAGGGCACAGTGCTTTTTCCAGGCAGACCGTTATTATTTTGATGATGAAAGGCAGGAAGCCGGTAAATTTATGAGGAACCATAAAACGTGGAAAGAATTTACCGACGAGCGTCCTTTCCGGTGGATTGAAGAAGATTTTAACCAGCCGAAAAACATAAAGGTTTATGAAGTCTCCGGAAATATTTCCCAGACCAAGATCCTTCCGGAAATCCTTAATGAAATAGAGAACAAAACCTACTCCAATACGGCTGTTGTCTTATTGGATGAGAACCTGCTTCCGGCCAGCCTGGATGCCATGCATGGGGTTCAGAACCTGAATATTACCATGGGTTTCCCTTTGAAGAACCTTTCTTTCTCCAACGCGGTCAGGCAGCTTTTCTATCTCCAGAAGCAGCTGGAAAAAAACAGGTCTTCCTATTATTACCGGGATGTTTACCCGATTCTTGAAGAGCTTCCGAAATCTGCGGAGGATGATCAGATCATCAATAATTTTAAAGCCGGTATTGAACAGAGGAATATTGTTTACATCTCAAAAAAGCTCATGCAGGAATTGCTGGGGGAACTTTCATATTACAACCTGCTTCAGAAAGCTGAGTCAACCAATATGTATCTTGATTCATTAATTGCCTTTTGCCAGCAGATAAAATGGCTGGAAATTGATGATATACAATATGAAAACGTTTCCCACTTCGAGAATGCGTTCAGGATGATCAGGAACCAGCTTTCCCCTTACAGCTTCGAGATTAAAATGGAAACCCTGGAAATCCTGATCAACCAGCACATCAATTCGGAGAGTATTGATTTCCAGGGCGAGCCTCTTCAGGGACTTCAGGTAATGGGACTTCTGGAAACCCGTCTTCTGAATTTTGAAAATGTGATCCTGCTTTCTGTGAATGAAGGCAAATTACCGCTGGGAAATTCCCAGAACACCTATATTCCTTTTGACATCAGGAAGTTTTTTGATCTTCATACTTTTCTGGAGAATGACAGTATTTATGCCTATCATTTTTACCGCCTGATCCAGGATGCCAAGAATGTGCACCTTTTATTCAATGCATTAAGCTCCGGGGTCAATACCGGGGAAAAAAGCAGGTTCATTACGCAGATCGAAATGGAAAGTTCACACCATATTGAGCACCTGATCATTGAAAATTCTTCTGAACCGATCATGACCCAGCCTATTGAGGTCTCAAAAACACCGGTTGTCCTGGCAAGGCTTGAGCAGTGGAAGAAGAAAGTTTCGGCTTCCCATCTGACAAGCTATTTATACAATCCCATTGATTTTTACCTTTCCAAGATCCTGAATACTTCGGAAAGCGATGAAATCGAAGAAGAATTATCGGTAAGGAATTACGGGAATCTCGTGCATTACACCCTTCAGGATATTTATGAAGCATTGAAAGGCAAAATATTGAAGGAAAGTGACTTAAAGCGGTCGGTCGAAGCAATAGATCAATATATAGAAGGCGCAATTAATAAGCTGAAGCACCAGCCGGAATTTTATGAAAAAGGCATGAACTTTATCCATAAGGCAATTGCTAAAAAAGTAATTAAAAATATCTTGGACTATGATCTTGATCTGGTGAAAAGCGGAAATACACTGGAAATTCTTGATATTGAAAAGAGGTTTGAAGGAGTGGATTTCACTCTTGACGGACAGGACAAAATTTCTTTTTTCGGGTTTATAGACAGGATCGACAGGCTGAACGGCACGCTGAGGATTATCGATTATAAAACGGCAAAGATCAAAAACCTGGTAGTCAAAATAGATGACGACAAAGCAGATGAATATTTCCATAACAATGACCGGAAACAGGCCCTGCAGCTGTGTATTTATCAATACGTTGTGCAGAACCTCCCCGAATTCTGGGGATTCCCGATAGAGACGGGAATCTGGAGTTTTGCCGAAGCGAAGAAAGGGGTCATTTCCCTTCAGTTTGAAAAAGGGGATATCGACGTGGCCATGAAATCGGTAAAAAGCCTGATTAAAGAAATCCTGAATCCGGATATTAATTTTATTGAAAGGCTGAAGCCGTATTCCGGTTAA
- a CDS encoding DUF922 domain-containing protein, giving the protein MKWIFAACFLISNILYGQKIYWEEGRKLTWDNFKSRTNNQSGTNVVAYTNCGWSYSYVKSSNPKAPIKIKVETIFNENQSWKDVKRINNYVLLHEQKHFDAAEVFARKLRKEIAEKIRTSSDFDKYFKSTYNRILKEYQAFQKTYDAETKNGMLEEKQSEYNRIIAEELENYKSHKAS; this is encoded by the coding sequence ATGAAATGGATTTTTGCAGCCTGTTTTCTGATTTCCAATATTTTATACGGACAGAAAATATATTGGGAAGAGGGCAGGAAACTTACCTGGGATAATTTTAAAAGCAGGACCAACAACCAGTCGGGTACCAATGTAGTAGCCTATACCAACTGTGGCTGGTCTTACTCTTACGTGAAATCTTCAAACCCCAAAGCGCCTATTAAGATAAAGGTTGAAACTATTTTTAATGAAAACCAATCCTGGAAAGATGTAAAACGGATCAATAATTATGTCCTCCTGCATGAGCAGAAGCATTTTGATGCGGCCGAAGTTTTCGCACGCAAGCTGCGGAAGGAAATTGCGGAAAAGATCAGGACGTCTTCGGATTTTGACAAATATTTTAAATCCACCTACAACCGTATTCTCAAAGAATACCAGGCTTTCCAGAAGACCTATGATGCAGAAACCAAAAACGGGATGCTGGAAGAAAAACAGTCGGAATATAATCGTATTATTGCTGAAGAATTAGAAAACTACAAAAGCCATAAAGCATCTTGA